Proteins encoded in a region of the Chryseobacterium piperi genome:
- a CDS encoding peptidase domain-containing ABC transporter produces MERTANEESKRLIRYITKEKKDVTNIYFYAILSGLVYLSIPLGIQSIVSFVMGATMATSIYILIFFVVMGTWLVGYFKLKVIEIIEKIQQKIFVEFSMAIADKLPKVDLLYARKYYLPELVNRFFDIQNLQKGISKILLEIPTALIQIFFGILLLSFYHPLFLGFGGLVVICVIIIFRYTLESGIKSSIEESNKKYDTAAWIEDIAGSVKTFKMHSETDAHLQGTDERVIQYLDHRTSHFKVLVFQYKTIIAFKVIITLAMLAIGTYLLINQQLNIGAFIATEIVVLSIMAAVEKLIVSLESYYDLIAAFAKLSKITDLKEEHNGDIVLSKKEKGAEIEFKNVNFLFNESLPILSDLNFKIQENTINILTGKLGTGKSLLLNMIAGFFEPSSGTIFFDRIPLKNIDKKQMRNTIGLYLENMKIVQGTVRENILLGNTESNTEDILELSENMGIENISSLFSSGFFTEVSETDSEITFSSKKKILLLRALLGEKRLIILENPFAGIREEYQDKMIEYLQKLKEKTTIIIVSQNPDLLQYADQHLHMENGTLRIIP; encoded by the coding sequence ATGGAAAGAACAGCTAATGAAGAGAGTAAAAGGCTCATTCGCTACATTACGAAAGAAAAAAAAGATGTTACCAATATCTATTTTTATGCTATTCTTAGTGGGCTTGTATACCTGAGCATCCCTTTGGGAATACAGTCTATTGTAAGTTTCGTAATGGGAGCTACCATGGCAACTTCTATTTATATTCTCATCTTTTTCGTGGTCATGGGAACATGGCTGGTAGGATATTTCAAATTAAAAGTCATAGAAATCATTGAAAAAATACAGCAAAAAATATTTGTAGAATTCTCTATGGCTATTGCAGACAAACTCCCCAAAGTAGATTTACTATATGCCAGAAAATATTATCTCCCTGAGTTAGTCAACCGATTTTTTGACATCCAGAATCTTCAGAAAGGAATCTCAAAAATCCTTCTGGAAATCCCTACCGCCCTCATACAAATCTTTTTCGGGATCCTTCTGCTTTCTTTTTATCATCCTTTATTTTTAGGATTTGGAGGATTGGTTGTCATTTGTGTGATTATTATTTTCAGGTATACCCTCGAAAGCGGAATCAAATCCAGCATTGAAGAAAGTAATAAAAAATATGACACTGCAGCCTGGATTGAAGATATCGCAGGATCTGTAAAAACCTTCAAAATGCATTCTGAAACCGATGCTCATTTGCAAGGAACGGATGAGAGGGTGATCCAATACCTAGATCACAGAACATCACACTTCAAGGTTCTCGTGTTTCAATATAAAACCATTATTGCATTTAAAGTAATTATCACTCTCGCAATGCTTGCCATAGGAACTTATTTGCTTATTAATCAGCAACTGAATATCGGAGCATTTATCGCCACAGAAATTGTAGTATTAAGTATTATGGCAGCGGTAGAAAAACTTATTGTAAGTCTTGAAAGTTATTATGACCTCATCGCTGCATTTGCTAAGCTTTCTAAAATAACCGATCTGAAAGAAGAGCATAATGGTGATATCGTTCTTTCCAAGAAAGAAAAAGGTGCCGAGATCGAGTTTAAAAATGTGAATTTTTTATTTAATGAAAGCCTTCCCATCCTTTCTGATCTGAATTTTAAAATACAGGAAAACACTATTAATATTCTAACTGGAAAATTAGGCACAGGAAAATCCCTTCTTCTTAACATGATCGCAGGCTTTTTCGAGCCAAGTTCCGGAACCATATTTTTTGATAGAATCCCATTGAAGAACATCGATAAAAAACAGATGAGAAATACTATTGGGCTTTACCTTGAAAATATGAAAATAGTACAGGGAACCGTAAGGGAAAATATATTACTGGGAAATACCGAAAGCAATACGGAAGACATTCTTGAACTTTCGGAAAATATGGGTATAGAAAATATTTCAAGTTTGTTTAGCAGCGGATTCTTTACCGAAGTGAGTGAAACAGATTCTGAAATTACATTTAGCTCAAAGAAAAAGATCCTTCTTCTTCGTGCTCTTCTGGGAGAAAAAAGGCTTATTATTCTCGAAAACCCTTTTGCCGGCATTCGTGAAGAATATCAGGACAAAATGATAGAATATCTGCAAAAACTCAAGGAGAAAACAACCATTATTATTGTTTCACAAAATCCAGATCTGCTGCAGTATGCTGATCAGCATCTTCATATGGAAAACGGTACTTTAAGAATTATCCCATAA
- the sucC gene encoding ADP-forming succinate--CoA ligase subunit beta: protein MNLHEYQSKEILSKYGVAIQRGFVANNVDEAVAAAEKLTAETGAQAWVVKAQIHAGGRGKGGGVKFSPNMDKLKENAQNIIGMQLVTPQTSAEGKKVNSVLVAEDVYYPGESETKEFYVSILLDRAEGKNTIVYSTEGGMDIEHVAEVTPHLIHNELIDPALGLQGFQARKIAFNLGLEGNAFKEFTKFITSLYNAYVGIDASLFEINPVLKTSDNKIIAVDAKVTLDGNSLFRHKDLEALRDTREEDPIDVEAGEAGLNFVKLDGNVACMVNGAGLAMATMDIIKLSGGNPANFLDVGGTADAQRVQTAFGIILRDPNVKAILINIFGGIVRCDRVAQGVVDAYKAMGSLPVPLIVRLQGTNAVEAKKLIDESGLPVHSAITLEEAANKVKEVLA from the coding sequence ATGAATCTTCACGAGTATCAATCAAAAGAGATTTTATCAAAGTACGGAGTAGCAATACAACGTGGTTTCGTAGCTAATAATGTAGACGAAGCTGTAGCGGCTGCTGAAAAATTGACTGCTGAAACCGGAGCACAGGCTTGGGTTGTAAAAGCACAAATTCACGCAGGAGGTCGTGGTAAAGGTGGAGGTGTTAAGTTTTCTCCAAACATGGATAAGCTTAAAGAAAATGCACAAAACATCATCGGAATGCAGTTGGTAACTCCACAAACTTCTGCTGAAGGTAAAAAAGTAAACTCTGTTTTGGTTGCAGAAGACGTTTATTATCCTGGAGAATCTGAAACTAAAGAATTCTATGTTTCTATTCTTTTAGATAGAGCTGAAGGTAAAAATACAATCGTATATTCTACTGAAGGTGGAATGGATATCGAGCACGTTGCAGAAGTAACTCCTCATTTGATCCATAACGAACTTATTGATCCTGCTTTAGGTCTTCAAGGATTCCAGGCTAGAAAAATTGCTTTTAACTTAGGACTTGAAGGAAATGCTTTCAAAGAATTTACAAAGTTCATTACTTCTTTATATAACGCATATGTAGGAATTGATGCTTCTCTTTTTGAAATCAACCCTGTATTAAAAACTTCTGATAACAAAATTATCGCTGTAGATGCTAAAGTAACTTTAGATGGTAACTCATTATTCCGTCACAAAGATCTTGAAGCTCTAAGAGATACAAGAGAAGAAGATCCTATCGATGTTGAAGCTGGTGAAGCTGGTCTTAACTTCGTAAAATTAGATGGTAACGTTGCTTGTATGGTAAACGGAGCTGGTCTTGCAATGGCAACTATGGATATCATCAAATTATCTGGTGGTAACCCTGCTAACTTCCTTGACGTAGGTGGTACTGCTGATGCTCAGAGAGTGCAGACTGCTTTCGGTATTATCTTAAGAGACCCGAATGTAAAAGCAATCTTAATTAACATCTTCGGTGGTATCGTAAGATGTGACAGAGTTGCTCAGGGAGTTGTAGATGCTTACAAAGCAATGGGTAGCCTTCCGGTTCCATTGATCGTAAGATTACAAGGAACTAACGCTGTTGAAGCTAAGAAATTAATTGATGAGTCAGGTCTTCCTGTACATTCAGCAATTACTTTAGAAGAAGCTGCTAATAAAGTAAAAGAAGTTTTAGCATAA
- a CDS encoding mechanosensitive ion channel family protein, whose product MKKTSLSYVEVVYNVLESWYLKFAELTPKLIVGILVFTFFLISSKYLSKISVNIFHRLFPKSKKESSLVTLLGIFRFLIMMMGTFLALEIMGFSGFLWKFIGSLGVAGVIAGVALKDLVASIFSGMLIGIDKAFKVGDYVTIGSNSGTVQEIGFLTTKIITDDGKKVYIPNQVIFNSPFSNITASPQRRIILNFEIPVDQDINKAQQSILEVIKGLDYVDKLDTAEVIFTDLKQGIFNLQAKFWMTIGANLTRAKSDAYQKIKQRLDGDGIQLAAVTSITVNATNSSASSTTTNQDK is encoded by the coding sequence ATGAAGAAAACCAGTTTAAGTTATGTTGAAGTTGTGTATAATGTTTTAGAGAGTTGGTATTTAAAATTTGCCGAACTTACTCCAAAACTAATCGTCGGAATTCTGGTTTTTACTTTTTTTCTTATTAGCAGTAAATATTTAAGCAAGATATCTGTTAATATATTCCATAGGCTATTCCCGAAAAGCAAGAAAGAAAGTTCCTTAGTCACTCTGTTAGGGATTTTCAGGTTTCTTATTATGATGATGGGAACTTTTCTTGCATTAGAAATTATGGGCTTTAGCGGATTCTTGTGGAAGTTCATCGGAAGCTTAGGAGTTGCAGGGGTTATTGCCGGAGTTGCTTTAAAAGATTTGGTAGCCAGTATCTTTTCAGGCATGCTGATTGGAATCGACAAAGCTTTTAAAGTAGGAGATTATGTGACAATCGGAAGCAACTCGGGGACTGTTCAGGAAATAGGATTTCTTACGACAAAAATTATTACTGATGATGGGAAAAAAGTATACATCCCCAATCAGGTCATTTTTAATTCTCCTTTCTCAAATATTACAGCCTCCCCTCAAAGAAGAATTATCTTAAATTTTGAAATTCCCGTAGATCAGGATATCAATAAAGCGCAACAAAGTATTTTAGAGGTTATTAAAGGTTTGGATTATGTAGACAAGCTTGACACTGCCGAAGTTATATTTACAGATTTAAAGCAGGGGATTTTTAATCTTCAGGCAAAATTCTGGATGACTATTGGTGCCAATCTAACCCGTGCAAAAAGTGATGCCTATCAAAAAATCAAACAGCGTCTTGACGGAGATGGTATACAACTCGCTGCTGTTACCAGCATTACCGTAAATGCTACCAATAGCAGCGCTTCATCAACCACAACCAATCAGGATAAATAA
- a CDS encoding peroxiredoxin — translation MSIKLGDTAPNFQAETSVGDIDFYNYLGDSWGILFSHPADYTPVCTTELGFTSKLKPEFEKRNTQVIALSVDGVEDHQNWIRDINETQNTDVQFPIIADKERKISELYDFIHPNASATATVRSLLIIDPDKKVRLIITYPASTGRNFVEIIRVLDSLQLVDSHKVATPVNWENGEDVIIPPSISTEDAIKIFPKGVTEIKPYLRYTPQPNT, via the coding sequence ATGTCAATCAAACTAGGAGATACCGCACCCAACTTTCAGGCAGAGACCTCTGTAGGGGATATAGATTTTTATAATTATTTAGGAGATTCGTGGGGAATTTTATTTTCACATCCTGCTGACTATACTCCTGTTTGCACGACAGAGCTGGGTTTTACATCCAAGCTGAAGCCTGAATTTGAGAAAAGAAATACCCAAGTTATTGCATTAAGCGTAGATGGGGTAGAAGACCATCAGAACTGGATCAGAGATATTAATGAAACACAGAATACGGATGTTCAGTTTCCGATTATTGCAGATAAGGAGCGGAAAATTTCAGAATTGTATGATTTTATTCATCCTAATGCTTCTGCCACTGCTACGGTACGTTCTTTATTGATTATTGATCCTGACAAAAAAGTACGTTTGATCATTACTTATCCAGCATCTACAGGAAGAAACTTTGTTGAGATCATACGTGTACTTGATTCATTACAGTTGGTAGATTCTCATAAAGTAGCAACGCCTGTAAACTGGGAAAACGGAGAGGATGTGATTATCCCGCCGTCAATTTCTACAGAAGATGCCATAAAGATATTTCCAAAAGGCGTAACAGAAATCAAGCCGTATTTAAGATATACGCCTCAACCTAATACATGA
- a CDS encoding membrane protein: MDKIKDTRSFMRITHRYLGYFLAGIMAVYAVSGVLLVYRDTDFLKKEKKYNTIVDKNLSEKELGKELKIKNLELENKIGNIAYFKQGAYNLTTGEVKYSKKELPFILDKMVKLHKAQSKDTLSPLNTFFGIALFFFVISSFWMFNPKSKAFKRGMLFTIAGIIVSIILVFI, encoded by the coding sequence ATGGATAAGATAAAGGACACAAGAAGTTTTATGAGGATTACACACCGTTACCTTGGCTATTTCCTTGCCGGAATTATGGCCGTTTATGCCGTAAGTGGGGTTCTTTTGGTTTACCGGGATACTGATTTCTTAAAAAAAGAAAAAAAATACAATACTATTGTTGACAAAAATCTCTCTGAAAAAGAACTGGGGAAGGAGTTAAAAATAAAAAATCTTGAATTAGAAAATAAAATCGGGAATATCGCCTACTTCAAACAGGGAGCTTACAATTTAACAACCGGAGAAGTTAAATATTCAAAAAAAGAGCTGCCTTTTATTTTGGATAAAATGGTAAAACTTCATAAAGCCCAGTCTAAGGACACCTTGTCACCTTTAAATACCTTCTTCGGGATCGCATTATTCTTCTTTGTCATTTCAAGCTTTTGGATGTTTAACCCTAAATCAAAAGCTTTCAAACGAGGAATGCTATTTACCATTGCCGGGATTATAGTTTCCATTATACTAGTCTTCATCTAA
- a CDS encoding Gfo/Idh/MocA family oxidoreductase: protein MQLVKVGLCAFGMSGKVFHAPFLKEHPGFFMSAVVERSKEESKNKYPEATIYRSVEDMLKSSDVEVVVVNTPVQTHFEYAKMALEAGKHVIVEKPFTVDVSEAEQLVKLADEKGLFISVYQNRRFDRDFLQVKKILQDKVLGDIKEVEIRFDRFRTEPSGKQHKENPNQTGSGSLHDLGAHLVDQAVQLFGFPEKLFADVFSMKGSEFANDYFEILLYYKNNMRLRLKSSVFSKEAHYAYMIHGSKGSFLQERTDNQEAELVAGSIPVYGETWTVPLKDSDGILNFLNGDGQTERILTSSEPGNYMNYYQEIYEHIVFGYDLPSPGKEVIQNMKIIDASLESSKQGEVIHLV from the coding sequence ATGCAATTGGTAAAAGTTGGTCTTTGTGCTTTTGGAATGAGTGGCAAAGTTTTTCACGCTCCTTTTTTGAAAGAGCATCCTGGATTTTTCATGTCGGCGGTAGTAGAAAGAAGTAAGGAAGAGTCTAAAAATAAATACCCTGAGGCAACGATCTACCGTTCGGTAGAAGATATGTTGAAAAGCTCTGATGTTGAAGTAGTGGTAGTGAATACTCCGGTGCAAACTCATTTTGAATATGCCAAAATGGCTCTTGAAGCGGGTAAGCATGTTATTGTAGAAAAGCCTTTCACTGTGGATGTATCTGAAGCGGAACAACTGGTGAAACTTGCGGATGAAAAAGGCTTGTTTATAAGTGTGTATCAAAACAGAAGATTTGATCGTGACTTTTTGCAGGTAAAGAAAATCCTTCAGGATAAAGTCCTGGGAGATATCAAAGAAGTGGAGATTCGGTTTGATCGGTTTCGTACAGAGCCTAGCGGAAAACAGCATAAAGAAAATCCAAATCAAACAGGATCAGGATCACTTCATGATCTTGGGGCTCATCTGGTGGACCAGGCTGTACAGCTTTTTGGTTTTCCGGAGAAACTTTTTGCAGATGTTTTCTCAATGAAAGGGAGTGAATTTGCAAATGATTACTTTGAGATTTTATTGTATTATAAAAATAATATGAGGCTTCGGTTAAAATCATCTGTCTTCAGTAAAGAAGCCCACTATGCTTATATGATTCATGGAAGCAAGGGAAGTTTTTTACAGGAAAGGACTGATAATCAGGAAGCAGAACTCGTTGCCGGATCTATACCAGTTTATGGGGAAACCTGGACTGTTCCTTTAAAAGATTCTGATGGTATTCTGAATTTTCTGAATGGAGATGGACAGACCGAAAGAATTTTAACATCCAGTGAACCGGGAAATTATATGAATTATTATCAGGAAATTTATGAACATATTGTTTTTGGGTATGATTTACCTTCACCGGGAAAAGAAGTAATTCAGAATATGAAGATTATTGATGCCTCTTTAGAAAGTTCTAAGCAAGGGGAAGTTATACATCTGGTCTAG
- a CDS encoding ABC-F family ATP-binding cassette domain-containing protein translates to MNYVAAENLTKSYGIKVLFENISFHINEGDKIAIVAKNGSGKSTLLKILMGKEITDSGTVVINKDIQVVLFDQEIDYDPQLTIDEFMMTLDSEPIMALKNYHRSLHSTDNDFIEKALADMEAHKAWDLENEMKQILSQLKITDLEAKMGTLSGGQIKRVALAKLLTETRAEHRHTLLIMDEPTNHLDVEMVEWLENYLNKAKITLLLVTHDRYFLDSVCDIIWEMEDKNLYFHNGSYATYLENKMIREDNLNATIDKANNLYRKELEWMRRQPKARTTKSKSRIDSFYETEKVAKTDTSKQGLELDFEMKRLGNKILELKNIDKSFGDKLLLKDFSYQFQRGEKVGIVGKNGAGKSTLLNIIQGLEKADQGEIEKGETISFGYFSQKGLTYKEDERVIDFIKEIAEFYPLANGKSLSASQFLRLFLFDDQTQYSPISKLSGGEKRRLHLMYILYQNPNFLIFDEPTNDLDLPTLTVLENFLQQFQGSLIIVSHDRYFMDRIVDHILAFEGNGKIKDFTGTFSEYREAKSREEAMEKNTGSKSETKENLPASPTPQPAVSKKRKLSFKEQRELEIIEKEMPELEKQREKILEQLNNESDYEKISKLSAELEALSEKLENHEMKWLEIQEILGEA, encoded by the coding sequence ATGAATTACGTTGCTGCTGAAAATCTTACCAAATCTTATGGTATCAAAGTTTTATTTGAAAACATTTCCTTTCATATTAATGAAGGAGACAAAATCGCTATTGTTGCTAAAAACGGAAGCGGAAAGTCTACTTTGCTAAAAATATTGATGGGAAAAGAAATTACAGACAGCGGTACAGTTGTAATCAATAAAGACATTCAGGTTGTTCTATTCGATCAGGAAATCGATTACGATCCTCAGCTTACCATTGACGAATTCATGATGACTCTTGATTCGGAACCTATTATGGCTCTTAAGAATTATCATCGTTCTTTGCATTCTACTGATAATGACTTTATAGAAAAAGCTTTAGCAGATATGGAGGCTCACAAGGCATGGGATCTGGAAAATGAGATGAAACAAATTCTTTCCCAGTTGAAGATTACAGATCTGGAAGCCAAGATGGGAACTCTTTCCGGAGGACAAATCAAGAGAGTAGCATTAGCTAAATTGTTAACAGAAACCAGGGCCGAGCACCGTCATACTCTTTTAATCATGGATGAGCCTACCAACCACCTGGATGTGGAAATGGTAGAGTGGCTTGAAAACTATCTGAACAAAGCAAAAATTACTTTACTACTCGTTACTCACGACCGGTATTTTCTAGATAGTGTTTGTGATATTATATGGGAGATGGAAGACAAAAACCTTTATTTTCATAATGGATCTTACGCTACCTATCTCGAAAATAAAATGATCCGTGAGGATAATCTTAATGCAACTATTGATAAAGCAAACAACCTTTACAGAAAAGAACTCGAATGGATGCGAAGACAACCCAAAGCGAGAACCACCAAATCTAAAAGCAGAATTGATTCTTTTTACGAAACAGAAAAAGTAGCAAAAACTGATACTTCTAAACAAGGTCTGGAATTAGATTTTGAAATGAAACGTCTGGGTAATAAAATCCTGGAGCTTAAAAATATTGATAAAAGCTTTGGAGACAAGCTTCTATTAAAGGATTTCAGCTACCAGTTCCAACGTGGAGAAAAAGTAGGAATTGTAGGTAAAAACGGAGCCGGCAAATCTACACTTCTCAATATTATCCAAGGGCTTGAAAAAGCTGACCAAGGAGAAATAGAAAAGGGAGAAACAATTTCTTTCGGCTATTTTTCGCAAAAAGGCCTTACCTATAAAGAAGACGAAAGAGTGATTGATTTCATCAAAGAGATTGCTGAATTTTATCCCCTGGCCAATGGCAAAAGTCTTTCTGCATCTCAGTTCCTGAGACTCTTCTTATTTGACGACCAAACGCAGTATTCGCCTATCTCAAAACTTTCAGGAGGAGAGAAAAGAAGACTACACCTTATGTACATTCTTTATCAGAATCCTAACTTCCTGATTTTTGATGAGCCTACCAATGACCTTGATCTTCCTACCCTAACGGTACTTGAAAACTTCCTGCAACAATTTCAGGGATCATTGATTATCGTGTCCCATGACCGATATTTTATGGATCGGATTGTAGATCATATTCTGGCTTTCGAGGGGAATGGAAAAATAAAAGATTTCACAGGAACCTTTTCAGAATACAGAGAAGCTAAAAGCCGTGAAGAAGCGATGGAAAAAAATACAGGTTCAAAATCTGAAACCAAAGAGAATTTACCAGCTTCCCCTACGCCTCAGCCTGCCGTTTCAAAAAAACGAAAATTATCGTTTAAGGAACAGCGAGAATTGGAAATTATTGAAAAAGAAATGCCTGAATTAGAGAAACAACGTGAAAAAATTCTTGAGCAACTCAATAATGAATCCGACTATGAAAAAATTTCAAAGCTTTCAGCTGAATTGGAAGCTCTTTCTGAGAAGTTAGAGAATCATGAAATGAAATGGCTTGAAATCCAGGAAATTTTAGGAGAGGCATAA
- a CDS encoding alpha/beta fold hydrolase, with protein sequence MKKLNILLFQLLAFYLHAQVISGTIISKEENKPIPYVKIGIEKENTGVISDEKGNFTIDLSKSNPSGKVIIGVAGYEDYVETVGDFTKHVSPKIYLKEKVKNIQEVKLVPKKLVDKNWGVNTKTKHVMYSVNPQLRKDDFLGETALEFNASKRSKIKNINLNIASYVSDKPVLMRYSIYNEKNGFPDRNIVEEEITVELTEDMIHDGVFTLNMDQYNIWVQGKFFIGIQFLKEFTGKLNISAALFRTGFMRKFYGDWKKVTLAAPAINIDVKVDKNGKNMKDESGASDENLADLVPDLSRYGAESEQSIYGKNTSVGKFLKLKDAEIYYETYGEGEPLVLLHGNSGSIKDFYKEIPVLSKRYKVIVMDTRGQGKSKDLSKRDFKYSLFADDLKALIDELGVHKINIVGWSDGGITGLEFALKYQNQLNKLITIGANVQPDGVDERLVDHMKNQLLVLEADRNPEKYNEIKLLKVMLKEPNINKTSLNTIKSPVLIIAGENDVIKREHTAFIAEQIPNAKMKIYRKATHFIPFENAEELNNDILDFVGKND encoded by the coding sequence ATGAAAAAACTCAATATCCTATTGTTCCAACTTTTAGCTTTTTATCTTCATGCACAGGTCATTTCAGGAACGATCATTTCAAAAGAGGAAAACAAGCCTATTCCGTATGTGAAAATTGGGATAGAAAAAGAGAATACAGGTGTAATTTCGGATGAAAAAGGAAATTTTACGATTGATCTTTCTAAGTCCAATCCTTCCGGAAAGGTAATCATCGGAGTCGCCGGATATGAAGATTATGTAGAGACGGTCGGAGATTTTACAAAACATGTTTCACCAAAAATTTATTTGAAAGAAAAAGTTAAAAACATTCAGGAAGTCAAACTTGTACCTAAAAAGCTAGTAGATAAAAACTGGGGCGTTAATACCAAAACCAAACATGTTATGTATTCTGTAAATCCACAACTTCGGAAAGATGATTTTCTTGGAGAAACAGCATTGGAATTCAACGCCAGTAAAAGGTCAAAAATTAAAAATATCAATTTGAATATTGCAAGTTATGTTTCTGATAAGCCGGTTCTTATGCGCTATAGTATTTATAATGAAAAAAACGGGTTCCCAGATAGAAATATTGTAGAAGAAGAAATTACGGTAGAACTTACTGAAGATATGATTCATGATGGTGTTTTTACCTTGAATATGGATCAATATAATATTTGGGTTCAGGGTAAGTTTTTTATTGGTATTCAGTTTTTAAAGGAATTCACAGGTAAACTAAATATTAGTGCGGCGTTATTCAGGACAGGATTTATGAGGAAATTTTATGGGGACTGGAAAAAGGTAACGTTGGCAGCTCCTGCCATCAATATTGATGTTAAAGTTGATAAAAATGGAAAGAATATGAAAGATGAATCTGGTGCTTCTGATGAAAACCTTGCTGATCTTGTTCCTGATCTCAGCAGATATGGAGCAGAGTCTGAACAATCCATCTATGGTAAAAATACATCAGTCGGAAAGTTTTTAAAGCTAAAGGATGCTGAGATTTATTATGAGACCTATGGGGAAGGTGAGCCTTTGGTTTTGCTTCACGGGAATTCGGGAAGTATTAAAGATTTTTATAAAGAAATCCCTGTGCTTTCCAAGCGATATAAAGTCATTGTAATGGATACCAGAGGGCAAGGAAAAAGCAAAGATTTATCGAAAAGAGATTTTAAATACTCTCTGTTTGCAGATGATCTGAAGGCATTAATTGATGAATTGGGAGTGCATAAAATCAATATTGTTGGATGGAGCGATGGAGGAATTACCGGACTTGAGTTTGCTTTAAAATATCAGAATCAGTTGAATAAACTCATCACGATTGGGGCTAATGTCCAACCGGATGGTGTCGACGAAAGGCTTGTAGATCATATGAAAAATCAGCTTCTGGTATTGGAAGCAGACCGGAATCCGGAAAAATATAATGAAATAAAGCTTTTGAAAGTTATGTTGAAAGAACCTAATATCAATAAAACATCACTAAATACTATAAAAAGTCCGGTTTTAATTATAGCGGGTGAAAATGATGTCATCAAAAGAGAGCATACAGCTTTTATTGCTGAACAGATTCCTAATGCTAAGATGAAGATTTACAGAAAAGCAACGCACTTTATTCCATTTGAGAATGCGGAGGAATTAAATAATGATATTTTAGATTTTGTAGGAAAGAATGATTAA
- a CDS encoding glycoside hydrolase family 25 protein, with the protein MMKKKYTKKTAKNVHKQRRKNYFFRRKVVLVILIIALIGTGLYLKQSISYYYALYFNKFTHKKLHNNEKEALRIQRILGDNLDKTYGFDVSHYQNKEDIKWDSLSIGNKTIPLQFVVMRATMGNKSADKHFDEFWTQAKKHELIRGAYHFYRADEDPIIQANNFLANVKLESGDLPPILDIEKIPKRKTNKKLIEDLKVWCKVVEETYGKKPIIYTYYHYYKDFLKGEFDGYPLWLANYNDVPSPSPNDEWDFWQFTENGIVHGINTKVDLDIYNGSTWSLKRMTLD; encoded by the coding sequence ATGATGAAGAAAAAGTACACCAAAAAAACTGCCAAAAACGTTCATAAGCAAAGACGAAAGAACTATTTCTTTCGTCGTAAAGTGGTATTGGTCATTCTTATTATTGCCCTTATCGGGACAGGGCTTTATCTAAAGCAGTCTATCAGCTATTACTATGCTTTATACTTTAATAAGTTTACTCATAAAAAACTCCATAATAACGAAAAGGAAGCATTAAGAATCCAAAGAATTCTTGGAGACAACCTTGATAAAACCTACGGGTTTGATGTCTCTCATTATCAGAACAAGGAAGACATTAAGTGGGACAGCTTAAGCATAGGAAACAAAACAATACCTCTGCAATTTGTCGTGATGCGTGCCACCATGGGAAATAAAAGTGCAGACAAACATTTTGACGAATTTTGGACCCAAGCCAAAAAACATGAGTTAATTCGCGGGGCTTATCATTTCTACAGAGCTGATGAAGATCCCATCATCCAGGCCAATAATTTTCTGGCCAATGTAAAACTGGAAAGTGGAGATCTCCCTCCTATTTTAGATATTGAGAAAATCCCTAAACGCAAAACCAATAAAAAGCTGATCGAGGATTTAAAAGTATGGTGTAAAGTAGTAGAAGAGACGTATGGTAAAAAACCTATCATTTACACGTATTATCATTATTATAAAGATTTTCTAAAAGGTGAATTTGATGGCTATCCGCTCTGGCTGGCAAACTACAATGATGTTCCAAGCCCTTCTCCAAATGACGAGTGGGACTTTTGGCAATTCACGGAAAACGGAATCGTTCATGGAATTAATACCAAGGTAGATTTGGATATATATAATGGTAGTACCTGGTCTCTGAAAAGAATGACTCTGGATTAA